In the Kineococcus mangrovi genome, one interval contains:
- a CDS encoding LacI family DNA-binding transcriptional regulator, with amino-acid sequence MARAPGLVDVAQLAGVSHMTVSRVLNGHPMVKEETRQRVMAAVQQLGYRRNSIARALHGDVSGTLGVVLAGEELFELSKVLLGIETAAKDAGYWVNLAAWHGGSAADLTETVNRLLDQSVDGIAFVADRPMAAEALGSVDSRVPVAVVMSGAVANDKLASVEIDQVAGARTLTRHLLDLGHRRIAHLSGPSRVYDAQARVVGFRAEMAAAGITDPVVREGDFTPAGGYELTRQVLRTTPRPTAIFAGNDMMAVGSLKALVEAGVAVPEEVSLVGFDDSPGMSHLVPALTTVRQNFTLLGTTVIQMLLDMLVGAEPTHQLIPAQVVARDSTRRAAGQR; translated from the coding sequence ATGGCGAGGGCGCCGGGACTGGTCGACGTCGCACAGCTGGCGGGTGTGTCGCACATGACCGTCTCCCGCGTCCTCAACGGCCACCCCATGGTCAAGGAGGAGACCCGGCAGCGCGTCATGGCCGCGGTGCAGCAGCTGGGCTACCGCCGCAACAGCATCGCCCGCGCGCTGCACGGCGACGTCTCCGGCACCCTCGGAGTGGTCTTGGCCGGGGAAGAGCTCTTCGAGCTGTCGAAGGTCCTGCTGGGCATCGAGACCGCTGCCAAGGACGCCGGCTACTGGGTGAACCTCGCCGCCTGGCACGGAGGCTCCGCTGCCGACCTCACCGAGACCGTCAACCGCCTCCTCGACCAGTCCGTGGACGGGATCGCCTTCGTCGCCGACCGGCCGATGGCGGCGGAGGCTTTGGGCAGCGTCGACAGCCGGGTCCCCGTGGCCGTGGTCATGTCCGGGGCGGTGGCCAACGACAAGCTGGCTTCGGTCGAGATCGATCAGGTGGCCGGGGCCCGGACGTTGACGCGCCACCTCCTGGACCTGGGGCACCGTCGGATCGCCCACCTCAGCGGTCCCTCGCGGGTCTACGACGCACAGGCTCGGGTCGTCGGTTTCCGTGCGGAGATGGCCGCCGCGGGCATCACCGACCCCGTGGTGCGCGAAGGGGACTTCACCCCCGCCGGCGGTTACGAGCTGACCCGCCAGGTGCTGCGCACCACCCCACGGCCCACGGCCATCTTCGCCGGCAACGACATGATGGCGGTCGGTTCCCTCAAGGCGCTCGTGGAGGCGGGGGTGGCGGTGCCGGAGGAGGTGTCGCTGGTGGGGTTCGACGACTCCCCGGGGATGAGCCACCTCGTGCCGGCGTTGACGACGGTGCGGCAGAACTTCACCCTGCTCGGGACCACGGTCATCCAGATGCTGCTGGACATGCTGGTCGGGGCTGAACCGACGCACCAGTTGATCCCGGCGCAGGTGGTGGCCAGGGACAGCACCCGCCGCGCGGCCGGTCAACGCTGA
- a CDS encoding glycoside hydrolase family 43 protein — translation MNPVLAGSHPDPSICRVGADYYLVTSSFAYFPAVPVHHSRDLLTWELIGHVVTDPAHLRCGESDFADTDCSDGVWAPTIRHHEGVFYVVLALARQRRGAATVLFTATDPRGPWSAPVQLEADGIDPSLFIDDDGTCWFAAARDATVQTATGPAEIYVRRLDLQSLSLVGPETVIWHGAMAGAWAEAPHLTKRDGVYHLLAAEGGTERRHSVTAARAEVVTGPWRTDPRSPLLTHRHLSPDHPVQNVGHADLVDDEEGRTWAVVLGVRPVRGVHTLGREIFLVPVDWSPDGPVFAPGTGMVTGVAPDTAAAAAVTAAAASPTSGATSVDGAWSSIALSGREVFSLRGPLDVRPEPGGAAALPVVPATLSAATGTPGFLGWPQRDLHFQAEIRCRAANLPTMTRAGLALFVTPRVWAAAVVETGDDGTVRFQIDTGDDIDSSPGGDLVEGVGEDLDGGPGSGVAVHQMVDVDGDHVVIRVDGDEEAYRFSWTLAAPEDHTQGRGGRHEVWRPLGVVPRRALSNEVAGDFLGVHLGPYASGCEGAAFVVDRFRYRATGAMRTEIVPAVPAVPVVSTQR, via the coding sequence GTGAACCCCGTGCTGGCCGGTTCCCACCCGGACCCCTCCATCTGCCGGGTCGGGGCGGACTACTACCTCGTCACGTCCTCCTTCGCCTACTTCCCTGCCGTCCCCGTGCACCACTCCCGCGACCTGCTCACCTGGGAGCTGATCGGGCACGTCGTCACCGACCCCGCGCACCTGCGCTGCGGCGAGTCGGACTTCGCCGACACCGACTGCTCGGACGGGGTCTGGGCTCCCACCATCCGCCACCACGAGGGCGTCTTCTACGTCGTCCTGGCCTTGGCTCGCCAGCGACGGGGGGCGGCGACGGTGCTGTTCACCGCGACCGATCCGCGTGGTCCGTGGTCGGCGCCGGTGCAGCTGGAAGCCGACGGGATCGATCCGTCGCTGTTCATCGACGACGACGGCACCTGCTGGTTCGCAGCCGCACGCGACGCCACCGTGCAGACCGCGACGGGGCCGGCGGAGATCTACGTGCGCCGCCTGGACCTGCAGTCGCTGTCACTGGTGGGACCGGAGACGGTCATCTGGCACGGGGCCATGGCCGGGGCCTGGGCGGAGGCGCCGCACCTGACCAAGCGAGACGGCGTCTACCACCTGCTCGCCGCGGAGGGCGGCACCGAACGCCGTCACAGCGTGACCGCCGCCCGGGCGGAGGTAGTCACGGGTCCCTGGCGCACCGACCCGCGCAGTCCTCTGCTGACCCACCGCCACCTCTCCCCCGATCACCCCGTGCAGAACGTGGGGCACGCCGACCTCGTCGACGACGAGGAAGGCCGCACCTGGGCCGTGGTCCTGGGCGTGCGGCCCGTGCGCGGCGTCCACACCCTGGGCCGGGAGATCTTCCTCGTCCCCGTCGACTGGAGCCCGGACGGGCCGGTGTTCGCTCCGGGGACGGGCATGGTCACCGGTGTGGCACCCGACACAGCGGCAGCAGCGGCGGTGACAGCGGCTGCGGCCTCACCGACGAGCGGCGCCACCTCCGTCGACGGCGCCTGGAGTTCCATCGCCCTGTCTGGGCGCGAGGTCTTCTCGCTACGCGGTCCCCTGGACGTACGACCAGAGCCAGGGGGCGCTGCAGCGCTGCCGGTCGTGCCGGCCACCCTGTCGGCTGCGACGGGAACGCCGGGATTCCTCGGCTGGCCGCAACGTGACCTGCACTTCCAGGCCGAGATCCGTTGCCGCGCTGCGAACCTCCCCACGATGACGCGCGCCGGGCTGGCGCTGTTCGTCACACCTCGCGTGTGGGCGGCGGCCGTGGTGGAGACCGGAGACGACGGGACCGTGCGGTTTCAGATCGACACCGGCGACGACATCGACAGCAGCCCGGGCGGTGATCTCGTCGAAGGTGTGGGCGAGGACCTCGACGGGGGTCCCGGCAGCGGGGTCGCCGTTCACCAGATGGTCGACGTCGACGGTGACCACGTCGTGATTCGCGTGGACGGGGACGAGGAGGCTTACCGGTTCTCCTGGACGCTCGCCGCGCCAGAGGACCACACGCAGGGCCGTGGGGGCCGGCACGAGGTGTGGCGACCACTGGGGGTCGTACCCCGCCGCGCGCTGAGCAATGAGGTCGCCGGCGACTTCCTCGGCGTGCACCTCGGCCCGTACGCCAGCGGGTGCGAGGGTGCAGCGTTCGTCGTCGACCGGTTCCGGTACCGCGCGACCGGCGCGATGCGGACCGAGATCGTTCCTGCCGTTCCTGCCGTGCCCGTCGTGTCGACTCAGCGTTGA
- a CDS encoding ABC transporter substrate-binding protein produces MTHQPHSSTSRTTSSSTPNSLTTGRRSATSRRTFLAGAAATAGLTATACSSGNDSAAGGSGPVTLQFWTYSLKGGDPNAQAIVDRYHELNPDVTVKLSEVGGTPETASKLLAADRADTAPDVVQIEYRALPALVVAGVVSDLTEQVSSAKSGAEDNIWSLCTLDDTVYGVPQDIGPMMFTYRKDLFDQYGVAVPATWAEYAAAAEAIHTADPSVYIASFAATQFEFFAAHAAQAGAKWWSNDGESWTVNLTDDASLATADFWQDLVRRDLVTVQPLLTPEWNAQVNAGKILSWAAAAWAPSVLYSVAPDTAGKWESAPLPQWTPGDSAVPFLGGSTYLVPAKSKHAEAAAEFATWLGASEEGSKLLLTLDIYPGGNGGREATLQSDPPRLMPQQTNFYEIADQVIDDTTITQTWGPNVNVATSTFGDALNEAALGGGSFRDVYSRTQETIIADLEKSGFTVA; encoded by the coding sequence ATGACCCACCAGCCCCACTCCAGCACCAGCCGCACGACGAGCAGCTCCACGCCGAACAGCCTCACGACGGGCAGGCGCTCGGCGACGTCGCGGCGTACCTTCCTGGCCGGCGCCGCGGCCACCGCCGGCTTGACCGCCACCGCGTGCAGCTCCGGGAACGACTCGGCCGCGGGCGGTTCCGGCCCCGTCACCTTGCAGTTCTGGACCTACTCCCTCAAGGGCGGTGACCCGAACGCCCAGGCCATCGTCGACCGCTACCACGAGCTCAACCCCGACGTCACCGTCAAGCTCTCCGAAGTCGGCGGTACCCCGGAGACCGCCTCGAAGCTGCTGGCCGCCGACCGCGCCGACACCGCTCCCGACGTCGTGCAGATCGAGTACCGCGCCCTGCCCGCCCTCGTCGTCGCCGGGGTCGTCTCCGACCTCACCGAGCAGGTGTCCTCCGCCAAGTCCGGCGCGGAGGACAACATCTGGTCCCTGTGCACCCTCGACGACACCGTCTACGGCGTGCCGCAGGACATCGGCCCGATGATGTTCACCTACCGCAAGGACCTCTTCGACCAGTACGGTGTCGCGGTTCCCGCCACGTGGGCCGAGTACGCTGCTGCCGCCGAGGCCATCCACACCGCCGACCCCAGCGTCTACATCGCCAGCTTCGCCGCCACCCAGTTCGAGTTCTTCGCCGCGCACGCCGCTCAGGCCGGGGCGAAGTGGTGGTCCAACGACGGCGAGTCCTGGACGGTGAACCTCACCGACGACGCCTCACTGGCCACCGCAGACTTCTGGCAGGACCTCGTCCGTCGCGACCTGGTGACCGTCCAGCCGCTGCTGACTCCGGAGTGGAACGCTCAGGTCAACGCCGGGAAGATCCTCAGCTGGGCCGCCGCGGCCTGGGCCCCCAGCGTCCTGTACTCCGTCGCCCCCGACACCGCCGGGAAGTGGGAGTCGGCACCCCTGCCGCAGTGGACACCCGGTGACTCGGCTGTCCCCTTCCTCGGCGGGTCCACCTACCTCGTGCCGGCCAAGTCCAAGCACGCCGAGGCGGCCGCGGAGTTCGCCACCTGGCTGGGGGCCTCCGAGGAGGGCTCGAAGCTGCTGCTCACGCTGGACATCTACCCCGGCGGCAACGGCGGACGCGAAGCCACCCTGCAGTCCGACCCGCCGCGCTTGATGCCGCAGCAGACGAACTTCTACGAGATCGCCGACCAGGTCATCGATGACACCACCATCACCCAGACCTGGGGCCCCAACGTCAACGTCGCCACGTCCACCTTCGGCGACGCCCTCAACGAGGCCGCCCTGGGCGGAGGATCGTTCCGCGACGTCTACTCCCGCACTCAGGAGACGATCATCGCCGACCTGGAGAAGTCCGGCTTCACCGTCGCCTGA
- a CDS encoding carbohydrate ABC transporter permease, whose product MTLLQQPTPAAASRRRRRPPLPRAVAPWAFVAPAAVFFTLFLLLPIAYALWLSFRGYRVSGGGAFGRRVEGFVGLENYTSALTDPEFLAGLGRVLVYGCISIPLVLGFALLFALLLDTPAVRARSFSRTAIFMPYAVPGVIATLLWGFMYLPSTSPVNYIATWLGAGPLDFLSTPFLYFSMANIALWSGVGFNMIVIYTSLRSIPTEIYEAARIDGATERQIALRIKVPLVAPALVLTGLFSVIGTFQLYSEPATLRPFTSTISSTWVPLMKIYQEAFDNDNLGGAAAASVVLAVGTLLLSSVVLRFFQRTTFGGDR is encoded by the coding sequence ATGACCCTCCTGCAGCAACCGACCCCCGCAGCAGCGTCGCGGCGCCGGCGCCGACCACCGCTCCCGCGTGCGGTGGCGCCGTGGGCGTTCGTCGCGCCGGCCGCGGTCTTCTTCACGCTGTTCCTGCTGCTGCCCATCGCCTACGCGTTGTGGCTGAGCTTTCGCGGCTACCGCGTCAGCGGCGGCGGCGCCTTCGGACGTCGGGTGGAGGGGTTCGTCGGGCTGGAGAACTACACCAGCGCCCTGACCGATCCGGAGTTCCTCGCCGGCCTGGGCCGGGTCCTGGTCTACGGCTGCATCTCGATCCCGCTGGTCCTGGGCTTCGCTCTGCTGTTCGCCCTGCTGCTGGACACTCCCGCGGTACGGGCCCGCAGCTTCTCCCGCACCGCGATCTTCATGCCCTACGCGGTGCCCGGGGTCATCGCGACCCTGCTGTGGGGATTCATGTACCTGCCCAGCACCAGTCCCGTCAACTACATCGCCACCTGGCTCGGTGCCGGCCCGCTGGACTTCTTGTCCACCCCCTTCCTCTACTTCTCCATGGCCAACATCGCCCTGTGGTCCGGTGTCGGCTTCAACATGATCGTGATCTACACGTCCTTGCGATCCATCCCCACCGAGATCTACGAAGCCGCCCGCATCGACGGCGCCACCGAACGTCAGATCGCCCTGCGCATCAAGGTGCCCCTGGTCGCCCCGGCCCTGGTGCTGACCGGGCTGTTCTCGGTCATCGGCACCTTCCAGCTCTACAGTGAACCGGCCACCCTGCGTCCCTTCACCTCGACCATCTCCTCGACGTGGGTGCCGCTGATGAAGATCTACCAAGAGGCCTTCGACAACGACAACCTCGGCGGAGCGGCCGCGGCCTCGGTGGTTCTGGCTGTGGGCACGTTGCTGCTGTCCAGCGTCGTCCTCCGCTTCTTCCAGCGCACCACCTTCGGAGGCGACCGATGA
- a CDS encoding carbohydrate ABC transporter permease, with translation MSTQTLPPRAGANRPPRPARPRAGRRTGGGPATVVLLLGAVYCLIPVAWVVVASSKAPRELFTTFSFAPGTSLLDNLAALSGYAGGRFWQWAANSLLYAGLGALLSTLVSAMAGYGLAKFRFRGREALFAVVLAGVLVPGIVVAVPQYLLMAALGLAGTYWSVLLPVIINPFGIFLARVFCAASIPDETLEAARIDGAGETRIFTSIALPMMVQGLVTVFLLQFVGIWNNFLLPFIMLSDQDKYPMTLGLYSFLSKGAGDTDLYPLIVTGSAVSVIPLIALILVLQRYWRTDLLAGGLKG, from the coding sequence ATGAGTACCCAGACCCTCCCGCCGCGCGCCGGAGCGAACCGCCCGCCGCGCCCCGCCCGACCCCGTGCCGGGCGCCGCACGGGTGGCGGTCCTGCCACCGTGGTGCTGCTGCTGGGCGCGGTGTACTGCCTGATCCCCGTCGCCTGGGTCGTCGTCGCCTCCTCCAAGGCGCCTCGGGAACTGTTCACCACCTTCTCCTTCGCGCCGGGAACCTCGCTGCTGGACAACCTCGCCGCGCTGAGCGGCTACGCCGGGGGTCGGTTCTGGCAGTGGGCGGCCAACAGCCTCCTGTACGCCGGCCTCGGCGCGCTCTTGTCCACCCTCGTCTCGGCCATGGCCGGCTACGGGCTGGCCAAGTTCCGCTTCCGCGGCCGCGAGGCGCTCTTCGCCGTGGTCCTGGCCGGTGTCCTCGTACCCGGCATCGTCGTCGCCGTTCCGCAGTACCTGCTGATGGCCGCCCTCGGCTTGGCCGGTACTTACTGGTCGGTCCTGCTGCCGGTCATCATCAACCCTTTCGGCATCTTCCTCGCCCGCGTCTTCTGCGCCGCCTCCATCCCCGATGAGACCCTCGAAGCCGCCCGCATCGACGGGGCGGGGGAGACACGGATCTTCACCTCCATCGCGTTGCCGATGATGGTGCAGGGCTTGGTGACCGTCTTCCTGCTGCAATTCGTCGGCATCTGGAACAACTTCCTGCTGCCCTTCATCATGCTCTCGGACCAGGACAAGTACCCCATGACCCTGGGTCTGTACTCCTTCTTGTCCAAGGGGGCCGGCGACACCGACCTCTATCCCCTCATCGTCACCGGTTCGGCGGTGTCGGTCATCCCGCTCATCGCCCTCATCCTGGTGCTGCAGCGGTACTGGCGCACCGATCTGCTCGCCGGCGGACTGAAAGGCTGA